The following proteins are encoded in a genomic region of Candidatus Eremiobacterota bacterium:
- a CDS encoding twin-arginine translocase TatA/TatE family subunit, producing MFSPIEIAAVVGVAILIFGADKLPKLARSAGQAKKEFMVGQADADVAAERAREEARKRAEAEDRAAEATTTVSGAGGPGPIVPDPQTGAPGPTTVAPPRP from the coding sequence ATGTTCTCACCAATCGAAATCGCCGCGGTGGTCGGTGTCGCGATCCTGATCTTCGGCGCCGACAAGCTGCCGAAGCTCGCTCGCAGCGCCGGTCAGGCCAAGAAAGAGTTCATGGTCGGGCAGGCCGACGCCGACGTCGCCGCCGAGCGCGCCCGCGAGGAAGCGCGCAAGCGCGCCGAGGCCGAGGACCGCGCCGCGGAGGCGACGACGACCGTCAGCGGCGCCGGCGGACCCGGCCCGATCGTCCCCGACCCGCAGACCGGCGCACCCGGTCCGACCACGGTCGCCCCGCCGCGCCCGTAG
- the tatC gene encoding twin-arginine translocase subunit TatC, translated as MLAERTPLDAENREREAEWDQKEMPFTEHLRELRNRLFVCVVTVLALTVLLLWPAQWAIPRVTHLYFGSVQLHAFGPADAVWAIFKFALYGAIVLGLPVILYQAWMFVVPAIHPKTRKAVYSYVAPSFVLSLAGIAFAHFLVLPRVVGALDKITSSVAVPTYGIESTLNLVLLLLLAFALVFQTPVVMLLGARIGLINSRLLRRYRKYIGFGMLVAGAILAPDGSPVTMTLIAAPMYVLFELSIWLIVFMEKRWKHEAADA; from the coding sequence ATGCTCGCGGAGCGGACGCCGCTCGACGCAGAAAACCGCGAGCGCGAAGCCGAGTGGGACCAGAAGGAGATGCCGTTCACGGAGCACCTGCGGGAGCTCCGGAACCGCCTCTTCGTCTGCGTCGTCACGGTTCTCGCGCTGACGGTGCTGCTGCTGTGGCCCGCGCAGTGGGCGATCCCCCGCGTGACGCACCTGTACTTCGGCAGCGTCCAGCTCCACGCGTTCGGCCCGGCCGACGCGGTGTGGGCGATCTTCAAGTTCGCGCTGTACGGCGCGATCGTGCTCGGCCTGCCGGTGATCTTGTACCAAGCCTGGATGTTCGTCGTCCCGGCGATCCATCCGAAGACGCGCAAGGCGGTGTACTCGTACGTCGCGCCGTCGTTCGTTCTGTCGCTGGCGGGGATCGCGTTCGCGCACTTTCTGGTGCTGCCGCGCGTCGTCGGCGCGCTGGACAAGATCACCTCGAGCGTCGCGGTGCCGACCTACGGTATCGAGTCGACGCTGAATCTCGTGCTGCTGCTGCTGCTGGCCTTCGCGCTCGTCTTCCAGACGCCGGTCGTCATGCTGCTCGGCGCGCGAATTGGGCTGATCAACAGCAGGCTGCTGCGCAGGTACCGCAAGTACATCGGCTTCGGGATGCTCGTGGCCGGCGCGATCCTTGCGCCCGACGGGAGCCCGGTGACGATGACGCTGATCGCGGCGCCGATGTACGTCCTCTTCGAGCTCTCGATCTGGCTGATCGTCTTCATGGAGAAGCGGTGGAAGCACGAAGCGGCGGACGCGTAG
- a CDS encoding cytochrome c biogenesis protein ResB: MEARSGGRVASRALGALRESWDDLVRLFAHVPFGVSLLAAWAFLTLIGVIVEQGKDPSFYAAEYAPPLARLIVRLDLGNIYHSPAYLIAIGLILCSMAAATFTKVIPRRIPRLNPVKIDAIPLHARVRIAGDPESVRERLAAFFAARGWQVRKREFGGAEWTFADKNNWARRGVLVAHLGFLIIAIGTTIYWAKGYSGQFAVLSGQTATIPENGATIALHRFAYRIDPIQTKAGTVYQPIDYVSNATVTGKDGLPRDAVIRVNQPYDVDGTLIYQATYGFAIDFRLTRDGRPVPVSDHPLKEGEGFVIPGTSRAIEYTRFVGTIDRATGQPAADPRPNDPGVVVQAFDGDRPAGSALLALGQPVDLGAGYALTAQRYILYSGFQYRYDPGIPVVGLGALVLLAGLCISFYFLPARLFVLARDAGGGVTEVGIAATTVKGYDVFEERFGEIVEDLRRSEPVGDTAQAGARPVLESA; the protein is encoded by the coding sequence GTGGAAGCACGAAGCGGCGGACGCGTAGCATCGCGCGCGCTCGGCGCGCTGCGCGAGAGCTGGGACGATCTCGTGCGGCTCTTCGCGCACGTGCCGTTCGGCGTCTCGCTGCTGGCGGCGTGGGCGTTTCTCACCCTGATCGGCGTGATCGTCGAGCAGGGGAAAGACCCGTCGTTCTACGCCGCCGAGTACGCGCCGCCGCTCGCGCGGCTGATCGTCCGGCTCGACCTCGGCAACATCTACCACAGCCCCGCCTACCTCATCGCGATCGGCTTGATCCTGTGCTCGATGGCGGCGGCGACGTTCACCAAGGTGATCCCGCGCCGCATCCCGCGCTTGAACCCGGTGAAGATCGACGCGATCCCGCTCCACGCGCGCGTCCGCATCGCCGGCGATCCGGAGAGCGTGCGCGAGCGGCTGGCGGCGTTCTTCGCCGCGCGCGGCTGGCAGGTGCGCAAGCGCGAGTTCGGCGGCGCCGAGTGGACCTTCGCCGACAAGAACAACTGGGCGCGGCGCGGCGTGCTAGTCGCGCACCTCGGCTTTTTGATCATCGCGATCGGGACGACGATCTACTGGGCGAAAGGCTACAGCGGCCAGTTCGCGGTGCTCAGCGGCCAGACGGCGACGATCCCGGAGAACGGCGCGACGATCGCGCTCCACCGCTTCGCCTACCGCATCGACCCGATTCAAACGAAAGCCGGCACCGTCTACCAGCCGATCGACTACGTCTCGAACGCGACCGTCACCGGGAAAGACGGCCTGCCGCGCGACGCGGTCATTCGCGTGAACCAGCCGTACGACGTCGACGGAACGCTCATCTACCAGGCGACGTACGGGTTCGCGATCGACTTCCGGCTGACGCGGGACGGCCGGCCCGTTCCGGTCTCGGACCATCCGCTCAAGGAAGGCGAAGGCTTCGTCATTCCCGGCACGTCGCGCGCGATCGAGTACACGCGGTTCGTGGGCACGATCGACCGCGCGACGGGACAGCCCGCGGCCGATCCGCGCCCGAACGATCCCGGCGTCGTCGTGCAGGCCTTCGACGGCGACCGGCCCGCGGGCAGCGCGCTGCTCGCGCTGGGCCAGCCGGTCGATCTGGGCGCCGGGTACGCGCTCACCGCGCAGCGCTACATCCTCTACTCCGGCTTCCAGTACCGCTACGATCCCGGCATCCCGGTCGTGGGCCTCGGCGCGCTGGTGCTGCTGGCGGGATTGTGCATCTCGTTCTACTTCTTGCCCGCGCGGCTGTTCGTGCTGGCGCGCGACGCCGGCGGCGGCGTGACCGAAGTCGGGATCGCCGCGACGACGGTGAAAGGCTACGACGTCTTCGAAGAGCGCTTCGGCGAGATCGTCGAAGACTTGCGGCGCAGTGAGCCCGTCGGCGATACTGCACAGGCCGGGGCGAGGCCCGTTCTAGAGAGCGCATAA
- the ccsB gene encoding c-type cytochrome biogenesis protein CcsB: MDPLRVHVDQWLLVLGIAAYVTAAFALFAHFLMRNPVLRAIGLPLAAVGCVSQFAELGTRWWMTGVWPLTNLYGSLSLFSACAVAIFLVFALRYDLAFIGGPVLALAAIALGYATTWNEGYMPAVPALQSYWIKVHVPIVITAYASFMVSFCVSAMYLLKDAAEKRYAQRHPTVRGVAASAGGNVDVPLSAYAANPLTGVVRTDTPALASAAAAGDATASWLTGLPSLAKLDVMQYRIIAVGLPLLSLGIITGAMWAKEAWGAYWQWDPKETAALISWIVYAGYMHLHTRPEWRGTRTAWVSVIGFVSIVFCYLGVNIWISGLHSYKM, encoded by the coding sequence ATGGATCCGCTCAGAGTCCACGTCGATCAATGGCTGCTCGTGTTGGGGATCGCTGCGTACGTGACGGCCGCGTTCGCGCTGTTCGCGCACTTTCTGATGCGCAATCCCGTCCTGCGCGCGATCGGTCTGCCGCTGGCCGCGGTCGGATGCGTGTCGCAGTTCGCCGAGCTGGGAACGCGCTGGTGGATGACCGGCGTGTGGCCGCTGACGAACCTGTACGGCTCGCTCTCGCTGTTCAGCGCGTGCGCGGTGGCGATCTTCCTCGTCTTCGCCCTGCGCTACGACCTGGCGTTCATCGGCGGTCCGGTCCTCGCGCTCGCGGCGATCGCGCTGGGCTACGCGACGACGTGGAATGAAGGCTACATGCCCGCCGTTCCGGCGCTGCAGTCGTACTGGATCAAGGTCCACGTGCCGATCGTGATCACGGCGTACGCCTCGTTCATGGTGTCGTTCTGCGTCTCGGCGATGTACTTGCTGAAAGACGCCGCCGAGAAGCGCTATGCGCAGCGGCACCCGACGGTGCGCGGCGTGGCGGCCAGCGCCGGCGGCAACGTCGACGTACCGCTGAGCGCGTACGCGGCGAACCCGCTGACCGGCGTGGTGCGAACCGACACCCCGGCGCTCGCGAGCGCGGCCGCGGCGGGCGACGCGACGGCGAGCTGGCTCACTGGGCTGCCCTCCCTCGCAAAGCTCGACGTGATGCAGTACCGCATCATCGCGGTCGGCCTGCCGCTGCTCTCACTCGGGATCATCACCGGAGCGATGTGGGCGAAAGAAGCCTGGGGCGCGTATTGGCAGTGGGATCCGAAAGAGACGGCCGCGCTGATCTCCTGGATCGTGTACGCCGGCTACATGCATCTGCACACGCGCCCGGAATGGCGCGGAACGCGCACCGCCTGGGTCAGCGTGATCGGCTTCGTCTCGATCGTGTTCTGCTACCTCGGCGTAAACATCTGGATCAGTGGCCTCCACAGTTACAAAATGTAA
- a CDS encoding UvrD-helicase domain-containing protein, producing MDYLAIQQDTALWLLRKDGILEELANVIASQGLRNLRKGDFLAGPIRISADRDVVMLVNADFAAGTGDEPLGFIRIAPRLGIASNADAATMALTRAVFVICQRLQNRTFWADSRYRKIDDSRYTISIGGLESPLSLAWAEKTLQAGATITRVVFVIGPYHDENNLAEAAESYSFQISALMNSVRTIMSGNSTRGILSDKSFTSLREAIDPSELRQDAGPFDASGGRLTLTVQARRADVTPQDIYRTLMWSYDQWCNPALSTLSKEQRSILEQNAPLTQPLRIVGPGGAGKTLLMQLMAIKCLREKPGAKVLYLTHNEAMEESVRARFARLLNGAPKHAAQDLFAPISQLHVTTLARYSMELTGLRRWQVISLNPERAKDDAFNLVKEALSKALASKSHVVEKSENLRVLTADETAFRYFAEYVRAEISMVIKGRGMILDRGAYTDAQDALGHLHAVLSPEERDVIYDAYINYRDSLREYEVLDSDDVALSVLGRLMTPQWEYERRQLGFDYVFVDEAQLFNDNERQIFALLTTSQSPHTLVAIALDEAQRLYSMTASGFGRLGIEDLQRRTLHVMHRLSESIAKLAFYVISQGSAPFGNEFPELKFRATDAKERMHSAPSLHVERLEKFAERIYEIVRVGAREGLMQFAVVVHSETAMAPIREGLPKLVHSDFEFRMLRQRGETISGNYPTVILAPPELIGGQEFDCVISCGLEEGVIPPQSIGGALAARLEQQAYREIYLTFTRARHRLHIMNMEGSALTPVLSRARHLGLLKDAG from the coding sequence ATGGACTATCTCGCGATTCAACAGGATACTGCGCTGTGGCTGCTCCGCAAAGACGGCATCTTGGAGGAGTTAGCTAACGTCATTGCGAGCCAGGGGCTTCGCAACCTGCGAAAAGGCGATTTCCTGGCGGGCCCAATTCGCATTTCCGCTGATCGTGATGTCGTGATGTTGGTGAACGCTGACTTCGCCGCCGGAACAGGAGACGAACCGCTCGGCTTCATTCGAATTGCTCCTAGGCTCGGTATCGCCTCTAATGCCGACGCCGCCACGATGGCGCTCACACGCGCCGTCTTTGTGATCTGCCAGCGTTTGCAGAACCGTACCTTTTGGGCGGACTCTCGCTACCGGAAGATCGATGACAGCAGATACACAATCTCGATCGGCGGTCTGGAGAGCCCCCTGAGCTTGGCATGGGCCGAGAAGACCCTTCAGGCAGGCGCTACGATCACGCGAGTAGTGTTCGTGATCGGTCCATATCACGATGAGAACAACTTAGCAGAAGCCGCCGAGAGCTATTCATTTCAGATTTCAGCGCTCATGAATTCGGTTCGAACCATTATGAGCGGTAACAGTACGCGCGGGATCCTCTCGGACAAGTCTTTCACGTCGTTGCGTGAAGCGATCGATCCCTCAGAGTTGCGGCAGGATGCGGGTCCCTTTGACGCGTCAGGTGGCCGGCTCACGCTCACGGTCCAAGCTCGACGTGCCGACGTGACTCCGCAAGACATCTACCGAACGCTGATGTGGTCGTACGATCAATGGTGCAATCCGGCTCTAAGTACATTGTCGAAAGAGCAGCGCTCAATTCTTGAACAGAATGCCCCCCTCACACAACCTCTGCGAATCGTCGGGCCCGGCGGAGCAGGCAAGACCCTGCTCATGCAGCTTATGGCTATCAAGTGTTTGAGGGAGAAGCCTGGCGCGAAGGTCCTATATCTCACGCACAACGAGGCGATGGAGGAATCCGTTCGCGCGCGATTTGCTCGGCTTTTGAATGGGGCCCCGAAGCACGCTGCACAAGATCTGTTCGCACCGATCTCACAACTTCACGTGACGACTCTGGCGCGGTATTCGATGGAATTGACCGGACTTAGACGGTGGCAGGTGATTTCATTAAATCCGGAGCGGGCGAAGGACGATGCCTTCAACCTTGTGAAGGAGGCACTTTCGAAAGCGCTCGCCTCGAAGTCGCACGTTGTCGAGAAGAGTGAGAATCTCCGCGTTCTTACGGCAGATGAAACCGCCTTCAGATACTTCGCTGAATACGTGCGGGCAGAGATCAGTATGGTGATAAAAGGACGCGGGATGATCCTGGACCGCGGAGCCTATACGGACGCGCAAGATGCACTCGGTCATCTCCATGCTGTCCTTTCGCCGGAGGAGCGCGACGTCATCTACGACGCTTACATCAATTATAGAGACAGCCTTCGCGAGTATGAAGTATTGGACTCCGACGATGTCGCGTTATCGGTCTTAGGTCGGCTCATGACGCCGCAGTGGGAATATGAGCGTCGACAGCTCGGCTTTGATTATGTCTTCGTGGATGAGGCGCAGCTTTTCAATGACAACGAGCGACAGATATTTGCGCTCCTAACGACATCGCAAAGCCCACACACATTGGTCGCAATTGCGCTCGACGAAGCCCAGCGGCTATATTCGATGACGGCGAGCGGATTCGGGCGGCTCGGAATTGAGGACCTGCAGCGTCGTACGTTACATGTTATGCACCGGCTAAGCGAATCGATCGCGAAGCTCGCGTTTTACGTGATCTCACAAGGCTCGGCGCCGTTCGGGAACGAGTTTCCAGAACTCAAATTTCGGGCGACAGACGCTAAGGAACGCATGCATAGCGCTCCATCGCTTCACGTTGAACGTCTGGAAAAATTCGCGGAAAGGATTTACGAAATTGTGCGCGTCGGAGCCCGCGAAGGGCTCATGCAGTTCGCAGTCGTCGTACACTCAGAGACTGCGATGGCTCCGATTCGGGAGGGACTCCCCAAGCTCGTGCACTCCGATTTCGAGTTCCGGATGTTGCGCCAACGGGGCGAGACGATAAGCGGTAATTACCCGACGGTAATACTCGCGCCCCCGGAACTCATTGGCGGACAAGAATTCGACTGCGTAATATCGTGCGGCCTGGAGGAGGGCGTCATTCCGCCGCAATCCATCGGGGGAGCGCTCGCGGCACGGTTGGAGCAGCAGGCGTATCGCGAGATTTATCTTACCTTCACGAGAGCTCGGCACCGCCTGCACATTATGAACATGGAAGGAAGTGCGCTCACTCCCGTCCTTTCTCGTGCACGACACCTAGGATTATTGAAGGATGCAGGCTGA
- a CDS encoding cytochrome c: protein MRGFLGGVVAAVVVLALVVFAAVKTGAVPARADGPLMPGERWAANTSLHATLAREAPKPPYPYTQSDADIAQGAKLYVQNCAVCHGTANTTPDAIARGLGVRAPQFNKNDVMDDPEGQTYWKIEHGIRFTGMPSFAKSLDEKSIWQITYFMKRVPDHLTGEAKSIWENPSQVPPPTPMPALPARHG, encoded by the coding sequence ATGCGTGGATTCCTGGGCGGCGTCGTGGCCGCGGTCGTCGTGCTGGCGCTCGTCGTCTTCGCGGCGGTGAAGACGGGCGCGGTCCCCGCGCGAGCCGACGGTCCCTTGATGCCCGGCGAGCGCTGGGCCGCGAACACCTCGTTGCACGCGACGCTCGCGCGCGAAGCGCCGAAGCCGCCGTATCCCTACACCCAAAGCGACGCGGACATCGCGCAAGGCGCGAAGCTGTACGTGCAAAATTGCGCGGTCTGCCACGGCACCGCGAACACGACTCCGGACGCGATCGCGCGCGGGCTCGGCGTGCGCGCGCCGCAGTTCAACAAGAACGACGTGATGGACGATCCCGAAGGCCAGACGTACTGGAAGATCGAGCACGGCATCCGCTTCACCGGGATGCCGTCGTTCGCCAAGTCGCTCGACGAGAAGTCGATCTGGCAGATCACCTACTTCATGAAGCGCGTCCCCGACCACCTCACCGGCGAAGCGAAGTCGATCTGGGAGAACCCCTCGCAAGTCCCGCCGCCGACACCGATGCCGGCGCTCCCAGCGCGGCACGGCTGA
- a CDS encoding YdiU family protein, whose amino-acid sequence MAIAPPCGKTLEDLRFDNSFAALGDAFSECRTPLGIPNARLAGFSPEAAALIDLRPGEEERPEFAELVSGNGLLAGMEPVAGMYGGHQFGVWAGQLGDGRAILLGEVRTDAGERWELQLKGGGLTKFSRFADGRAVIRSTVREFLASEALHHLGVPTTRALAMAAGDEPVVREHVERAATVIRMAPSFVRFGSFEIFHYRTQLDEVKTLADYVIGRFYPECESGADRYARFFAAVVERTAALMAQWQAVGFAHGVMNTDNFSILGLTLDYGPYGFVEAYQPRFVCNHSDEMGRYAFDRQPTIGLWNCCALAEALSSLIGKDELDTALARYEHVYRAALLQLLGAKLGVLGAHDGDTELALELFRLLETRRVDWTNFWRALSHSDAHALELLGEDETSKDWLARYARRAEEDPRDDGERRAAMRAVNPKYVLRNWVAQEAIEAAEAGDDSVTAAVLGVLRAPYDEHPQHEAWTRAAPAKYAGLSVSCSS is encoded by the coding sequence ATGGCCATCGCCCCGCCGTGCGGCAAGACGCTGGAAGACTTGCGCTTCGACAACTCGTTCGCCGCGCTGGGCGATGCGTTCTCGGAATGCCGCACGCCGCTCGGCATCCCGAACGCGCGCCTCGCCGGCTTCAGTCCCGAGGCTGCCGCGCTGATCGATCTGCGCCCCGGCGAAGAAGAGCGTCCCGAGTTCGCCGAGCTCGTGAGCGGCAACGGGCTGCTCGCCGGGATGGAACCGGTCGCCGGCATGTACGGCGGCCATCAGTTCGGCGTGTGGGCCGGCCAGCTCGGCGACGGGCGCGCGATCCTGCTGGGCGAGGTGCGCACCGACGCCGGTGAACGCTGGGAGCTGCAGCTCAAAGGCGGCGGACTCACCAAGTTCTCGCGCTTCGCCGACGGGCGTGCGGTGATTCGCTCGACGGTGCGCGAGTTTCTCGCCAGCGAGGCGCTGCATCATCTCGGCGTGCCGACGACGCGCGCGCTCGCGATGGCCGCCGGCGACGAGCCCGTGGTGCGCGAGCACGTCGAGCGCGCCGCGACGGTGATTCGGATGGCGCCGAGCTTCGTGCGCTTCGGCTCGTTCGAGATCTTTCACTACCGCACGCAGCTCGACGAAGTGAAGACGCTGGCCGACTACGTCATCGGCCGCTTCTATCCGGAGTGCGAGAGCGGCGCGGACCGCTACGCGCGCTTCTTCGCGGCCGTCGTCGAGCGCACGGCGGCGCTGATGGCGCAGTGGCAAGCGGTCGGGTTCGCGCACGGCGTGATGAACACCGACAACTTCTCGATCCTCGGCTTGACGCTCGACTACGGCCCGTACGGCTTCGTCGAGGCGTACCAGCCGCGCTTCGTGTGCAACCACAGCGACGAGATGGGCCGCTACGCGTTCGACCGCCAGCCGACGATCGGGCTGTGGAACTGCTGCGCGCTCGCCGAAGCGCTCAGCTCGCTGATCGGCAAGGACGAGCTCGACACTGCGCTCGCGCGCTACGAGCACGTCTACCGTGCGGCGTTGCTGCAGCTGCTGGGCGCGAAGCTCGGCGTGCTCGGCGCGCACGACGGCGACACCGAGCTCGCGCTCGAGCTCTTCCGCCTGCTCGAAACGCGGCGCGTCGACTGGACGAACTTCTGGCGCGCGCTCTCCCATTCCGATGCGCACGCGCTGGAGCTGCTCGGCGAGGACGAGACGTCGAAAGACTGGCTCGCGCGCTATGCGCGCCGGGCCGAGGAGGATCCGCGCGACGACGGCGAGCGCCGGGCCGCGATGCGCGCCGTCAACCCGAAGTACGTGCTGCGCAACTGGGTCGCGCAGGAAGCGATCGAGGCCGCCGAAGCCGGCGACGACTCGGTCACCGCAGCCGTCCTCGGCGTGCTGCGCGCACCGTACGACGAGCACCCGCAGCATGAAGCCTGGACGCGCGCCGCGCCCGCGAAATACGCGGGCTTGTCGGTGAGCTGCTCGTCGTAA
- a CDS encoding RNA-binding protein, with translation MERQVGHGEIRLLVRGIARGVATPDIAELFRPYGGDPERIALPRDRRTRRRKGIAYVFVPSPHAARAAVEALNNTVFQEKQITVELAAERPPKRPRRFNGPPGGGPGPRPPRRF, from the coding sequence GTGGAACGACAGGTCGGTCACGGCGAAATTCGTTTGCTCGTCCGCGGTATCGCGCGCGGCGTCGCGACTCCGGACATCGCGGAGCTGTTCAGGCCGTACGGCGGCGACCCCGAGCGGATCGCGCTACCGCGCGACCGGCGCACCCGGCGGCGCAAGGGAATCGCTTACGTCTTCGTGCCGAGCCCGCACGCGGCGCGCGCGGCCGTCGAGGCGCTGAACAACACGGTGTTCCAGGAAAAGCAGATCACCGTCGAGCTGGCCGCGGAGCGGCCGCCGAAGCGGCCGCGCCGGTTCAACGGGCCGCCCGGCGGCGGTCCGGGGCCGCGCCCGCCGCGCCGCTTCTGA
- a CDS encoding DUF2630 family protein: MNDQELHQQIERLVAEEHALLEKGGAVSAAERTRLGEINVQLDRLWDLLRQRRAREEFGQDPSVAHERSAETVEKYLQ, encoded by the coding sequence GTGAACGACCAGGAGCTCCACCAGCAGATCGAACGCCTCGTCGCCGAGGAGCACGCGCTCCTCGAAAAAGGCGGGGCCGTCTCGGCCGCCGAGCGCACCCGCCTCGGCGAGATCAACGTCCAGCTCGACCGGCTATGGGATCTGCTGCGCCAGCGGCGCGCCCGCGAGGAGTTCGGCCAGGACCCCAGCGTCGCGCACGAGCGCAGCGCCGAGACGGTCGAAAAGTACCTGCAGTAG